A stretch of Sphingorhabdus sp. YGSMI21 DNA encodes these proteins:
- a CDS encoding lipopolysaccharide biosynthesis protein: MNNKIIIGVRSFFESNSSLSRVVRNLGWLLAGKGFGAVLSLFYLALATRLLEPAGFGYFTLILVTAQVASAFVSFESWQLVIRFGSQLQAGKADGDVNRLAAFCLLLDIGSALLGILLVTGLILIFADQFGWQDDMIGMAILFAIVSLLSVRSSAIGILRLFDRFRDGALAAAMTPLARFGGALLAWTFSPDIKGFLIAWAAAEILTCVAYWVTVRLVTPVRFTGLRLSEIVAIPKSFSQFFSFLWITNLGTTVRSIAQQVPLLVVGFFVGPAAAGLFRLAYQLKDAVARLADMLGRAVYAELSAVDSHEGGDARKTLFAQTSRISAIGSLLLVVIALLLGKPALQLIAGEAFLPAYPILLVLSLAAAVELWGVNFEPNLMASGRPKAILWIRTGAVTVLLGLMAVLIPGQGGLGAAYAILAYSLLANLALWMFTRYSD; encoded by the coding sequence TTGAATAACAAGATTATTATCGGGGTTCGATCTTTTTTCGAGTCCAACAGTTCGCTTAGCCGCGTTGTCAGGAATCTTGGCTGGTTGCTGGCCGGAAAGGGCTTCGGTGCAGTTCTCAGCCTGTTCTATCTGGCATTGGCCACGCGGCTGCTCGAACCGGCCGGGTTCGGATATTTCACGCTGATCCTGGTGACGGCGCAGGTGGCTTCAGCCTTTGTTTCCTTTGAAAGCTGGCAACTGGTCATCCGCTTCGGAAGCCAGCTTCAGGCCGGGAAGGCGGATGGCGACGTCAACCGGCTTGCCGCATTCTGCCTGTTGCTGGATATCGGTTCCGCGCTGCTCGGCATATTGCTGGTTACGGGTTTGATATTGATATTCGCGGATCAGTTCGGCTGGCAGGATGACATGATCGGCATGGCGATTCTGTTCGCGATAGTCAGCCTGCTCAGCGTACGGTCCTCGGCAATCGGCATATTGCGCCTGTTCGACCGTTTCCGGGACGGCGCACTGGCCGCTGCCATGACGCCACTGGCGCGATTTGGCGGCGCCCTGCTGGCCTGGACTTTCTCGCCCGATATCAAGGGCTTCCTGATTGCCTGGGCAGCGGCGGAAATTCTTACCTGTGTGGCTTATTGGGTTACGGTCCGGCTGGTCACGCCCGTCCGTTTTACCGGTCTCCGCCTTTCCGAAATCGTTGCGATACCGAAAAGCTTCTCGCAATTTTTCAGCTTTCTCTGGATCACCAATCTCGGCACGACCGTCAGATCCATCGCGCAGCAGGTGCCCTTGCTGGTCGTCGGCTTCTTTGTCGGGCCTGCCGCTGCCGGCCTGTTCCGGTTGGCCTATCAGCTGAAAGACGCGGTTGCGCGGCTCGCCGATATGCTCGGTCGGGCGGTTTATGCCGAACTGAGCGCGGTGGACTCGCACGAGGGCGGTGATGCCCGCAAAACGCTGTTCGCGCAGACCAGCCGCATATCCGCCATTGGTTCGCTGTTGCTGGTAGTGATTGCGCTGCTGCTCGGAAAACCGGCCTTGCAACTGATTGCCGGAGAAGCGTTCCTGCCGGCCTATCCGATATTGCTGGTATTGTCTTTGGCCGCCGCGGTCGAACTGTGGGGCGTCAACTTCGAACCCAATCTGATGGCATCTGGCCGCCCAAAGGCCATTCTCTGGATCCGTACAGGTGCTGTGACGGTTTTGCTGGGCCTGATGGCAGTTCTGATACCGGGGCAGGGCGGTCTCGGCGCGGCCTATGCGATATTGGCATATAGCCTATTGGCCAATCTGGCATTGTGGATGTTCACCCGCTATTCCGACTGA
- a CDS encoding ATP synthase F1 subunit epsilon codes for MANLHFELVTPEKLVRSEDVFMVVVPGTEGDFGVLADHAPVMSTVRDADLLVYASEGATPETISVQGGFAQVDEKGLTVLAEAVS; via the coding sequence ATGGCAAACCTGCATTTCGAACTCGTAACCCCAGAGAAACTCGTCCGGTCGGAAGATGTATTCATGGTGGTTGTGCCCGGTACCGAGGGTGATTTTGGCGTATTGGCCGATCATGCCCCCGTCATGTCGACGGTCCGTGATGCCGACCTGCTCGTCTACGCCAGCGAAGGCGCTACGCCGGAAACGATTTCCGTGCAGGGCGGCTTTGCCCAGGTTGACGAGAAGGGCCTGACGGTTCTGGCCGAAGCGGTCAGCTAA